A genomic region of Mus pahari chromosome 22, PAHARI_EIJ_v1.1, whole genome shotgun sequence contains the following coding sequences:
- the Fam110b gene encoding protein FAM110B, translating into MPTETLQTGSMVKPVSPAGTFTSAVPLRILNKGPDYFRRQNEPNPKRLSAVERLEADKAKYVKSQEVINAKQEPVKPAVLAKPPVCPGTKRALGSPTLKVFGNHAKTESGVQRETLKLEILKNIINSSEGSSSGSGHKHSSRNWPPHRDTTDLHRHSFAESLKVYPTPGRGSPQESSSHVSRRLLEQSAESFLHVSHSSSDIRKVTSVKPLKAIPCSSSAPPLPPKPKVAAMKSPEADQVEPACGVSRRPSLQRSKSDLSDRYFRVDADVERFFNYCGLDPEELENLGMENFARANSDIISLNFRSASMISSDCEQSQDSNSDLRNDDSANDRVPYGISAIERNARIIKWLYSIKQARESQKVSHV; encoded by the coding sequence ATGCCCACGGAGACTCTACAGACAGGTAGCATGGTGAAGCCTGTCAGCCCCGCGGGCACCTTCACGTCGGCGGTGCCCCTGCGCATCCTGAACAAAGGACCCGACTACTTCCGCAGGCAGAATGAGCCCAACCCCAAGAGACTCAGTGCGGTGGAGCGGCTGGAAGCTGACAAGGCCAAGTACGTCAAGAGCCAGGAGGTGATCAATGCCAAGCAGGAGCCAGTGAAGCCGGCCGTGTTGGCCAAGCCCCCTGTGTGCCCAGGAACCAAGCGCGCACTGGGCAGCCCCACTCTCAAGGTGTTCGGCAACCATGCCAAGACCGAGAGCGGTGTGCAACGCGAGACCCTCAAGCTTGAGATCCTCAAGAACATCATCAACAGCTCAGAGGGCTCCAGTTCTGGCTCTGGCCACAAGCATAGCTCCCGAAACTGGCCACCTCACAGGGACACCACTGACCTGCACCGGCATTCCTTCGCAGAGTCGCTGAAGGTGTACCCTACACCTGGCCGTGGCAGCCCGCAGGAGAGCAGCTCCCACGTGAGCAGGAGGCTGCTGGAGCAGTCCGCAGAGTCCTTCCTGCACGTCTCACACAGCTCCTCAGACATCCGCAAAGTGACCAGTGTGAAGCCCCTTAAAGCCATCCCCTGCAGCAGTTCggcccctcccctgcctcccaagcccaAGGTGGCTGCCATGAAGTCCCCCGAGGCTGACCAGGTGGAACCAGCCTGTGGGGTCAGCCGGAGACCTTCTCTTCAGCGGTCCAAGTCAGACTTGAGTGACAGGTATTTCCGAGTAGATGCAGATGTGGAGAGGTTCTTCAACTACTGCGGACTTGACCCGGAAGAGCTGGAAAACCTTGGCATGGAGAACTTTGCAAGGGCTAATTCTGACATCATATCTCTCAACTTCCGCAGCGCAAGCATGATCAGCTCAGACTGTGAACAGTCTCAGGACAGTAACAGTGACCTTAGAAATGATGACAGTGCCAATGACCGGGTGCCATATGGCATTTCTGCCATCGAAAGAAATGCTAGAATCATCAAGTGGCTATATAGCATCAAACAAGCTAGAGAGTCACAGAAGGTGTCCCACGTGTAA